In the genome of Chryseobacterium oryzae, one region contains:
- the mreC gene encoding rod shape-determining protein MreC, which yields MGFLLRLFSKNALFVFFVFLQIIAIVLIFSKNAMQKSWLAGQTAAFNSWVSGGIDEGVSYLKLKQVNEDLVAQNKSLMVQLYGKQGAANPQFRKVHDTVGGGQIYTFTDGEIVFNSINRRDNYFTINRGRRDGVFPQMGVMAPKGIAGIVINSTDSYALVQSILSVNKIRINAALKNSGYFGTLTWRGDNSRLMHLSDVPKYVSLKIGDTIETDGKSAIFPKGIMIGTIAGYTVDNKTGFWDISVELSEKMGALNKIYVVKNLRKAEVQKIQDTMQAVIKKEHD from the coding sequence ATGGGATTTTTGCTGAGATTATTTTCTAAGAATGCTCTATTTGTATTCTTTGTTTTCCTGCAAATTATTGCTATTGTTCTGATATTTTCTAAAAATGCGATGCAGAAATCCTGGCTTGCCGGGCAGACTGCAGCATTCAATTCTTGGGTTTCGGGTGGAATTGATGAGGGGGTTTCTTATCTCAAGTTAAAACAGGTAAATGAAGATCTTGTTGCACAAAACAAATCTTTAATGGTACAGCTTTACGGGAAGCAAGGTGCTGCAAATCCTCAATTCCGAAAAGTGCATGATACTGTGGGAGGCGGACAAATATACACTTTTACAGATGGTGAAATTGTTTTCAACAGCATTAATAGACGAGATAATTATTTCACTATAAATCGTGGAAGAAGAGACGGTGTTTTTCCTCAGATGGGAGTAATGGCTCCAAAAGGAATTGCAGGGATCGTTATTAATTCTACCGACAGCTACGCATTGGTACAATCTATTCTGAGTGTAAATAAAATCAGAATAAATGCAGCCTTGAAAAATTCAGGATATTTTGGGACTTTAACATGGAGAGGAGATAATTCTCGACTTATGCACTTATCAGATGTGCCCAAATATGTTTCCCTAAAAATTGGAGATACCATAGAAACAGACGGAAAATCTGCGATTTTCCCTAAAGGAATTATGATTGGTACCATAGCAGGATATACTGTAGACAATAAAACCGGTTTTTGGGACATTTCTGTAGAACTCAGCGAAAAAATGGGAGCTTTAAACAAAATATACGTGGTGAAAAATCTCAGAAAAGCTGAAGTTCAGAAAATTCAGGATACCATGCAGGCTGTAATAAAAAAAGAACATGATTAG
- a CDS encoding rod shape-determining protein MreD produces the protein MISRTLFTDILIMMFLVALQFFVLNRIVIFGKYTPVLYPVFVMFYPFFRNKFQFLALSFLIGLIMDTFLNTGGINAFATTFIAYFRTLIFRTSTDTSTDFFSFQSLQWSQFLLFLLSSIFLHQLFVQYIEFFKFSRIFEILLNVLVTTGISFIFIIIYALIFKIKQKV, from the coding sequence ATGATTAGCAGAACATTATTTACCGATATTTTGATAATGATGTTTCTTGTTGCATTACAATTTTTTGTTTTGAACAGGATCGTCATATTTGGTAAATATACACCGGTTTTATATCCGGTTTTTGTCATGTTTTACCCATTTTTCAGAAATAAATTTCAATTTTTGGCATTAAGCTTTTTAATTGGGCTTATCATGGATACATTTCTGAATACTGGAGGCATTAATGCTTTTGCTACAACATTTATCGCTTATTTCAGAACTTTAATATTCCGTACATCTACGGATACGTCAACAGATTTTTTCTCTTTTCAATCTCTCCAGTGGTCTCAGTTTTTGCTGTTTTTACTGTCGAGTATCTTTTTGCACCAGCTTTTTGTGCAGTATATAGAGTTTTTTAAATTCAGCCGAATTTTTGAAATCTTACTTAATGTGTTGGTAACTACCGGGATTTCCTTTATATTTATCATTATTTACGCATTAATCTTTAAAATCAAACAAAAAGTTTGA
- a CDS encoding peptidoglycan D,D-transpeptidase FtsI family protein produces the protein MNPRHLKILSVLIIIAVIFIARLSYLQLFTDRYALNAANTSIKTEYIIPQRGVIFDRNGKILVGNQPAYEISFTQALMKPDFDTVAFCNLMKIPEQDFINRINKIKTEKYYSKLTPMTFLKDLSREDIARVQEIIFKFPAFNIVQRPQRQYEVSTSGNLLGYTSEVNERDIKKDSAYYLPGDLIGKTGVEKAYEKELRGIKGIKYIQKDIKLRNVGPYKNGTLDRDVVTGKDITLTIDYDLQRMAEEMLVNKHGAIVAIDPNNGEVLVSATGPDIDPNLFTGPYKSKNLYALSKDTIYENKPTFDRSLQAAYPPGSTFKLLTALAAMQMGVMDEKTIFPCGGGFFYKGKRIKGHGGADPLIPSIQVSSNCFFTYAFIKIIKKYPGNPSKGVDEWKKIMSSFGVGEFLNNDFAVGAKGRIPSGDFYERRFKAIMKASGSKRQDFKDWDEMSTGAIYNGMGQGDVLVTPIQLANYVAAIANKGWYYTPHIVKSIDGKPNPDPRFKKKHQTLVDKKYFDPVLKGMEAVVLAGTARGLKSNDFTQLAKTGTAQVPQGKDNSIFVLIAPADKPKIVVVAVMEHAGFGATWAGPASTVIAEKYIMGDLKRENLYKKMVTASFMPEYKRQWIADLKRKGLYKEPKPDSVKLKRIKDSLIIVQKKKEELLKKTKEQQQNTKRQ, from the coding sequence TTGAACCCACGTCATTTAAAAATCTTATCCGTTCTTATCATCATTGCTGTAATTTTTATAGCAAGACTTTCTTACCTACAGTTATTTACAGACCGCTACGCACTCAATGCAGCCAACACATCCATTAAGACTGAATACATCATACCTCAACGAGGCGTTATTTTCGACAGAAACGGTAAAATTTTGGTGGGAAATCAGCCTGCGTATGAAATTTCTTTCACTCAGGCATTGATGAAACCCGACTTTGACACAGTTGCTTTCTGTAACCTGATGAAAATTCCCGAGCAAGATTTTATCAACAGAATTAATAAAATTAAGACAGAAAAATACTATTCTAAACTTACCCCAATGACTTTTCTGAAAGATCTAAGCAGAGAAGACATTGCAAGAGTACAGGAAATTATTTTTAAGTTCCCTGCTTTCAATATCGTTCAGCGTCCACAGAGACAGTACGAAGTTTCTACTTCGGGAAATTTATTAGGATACACCAGTGAAGTTAACGAACGCGATATTAAAAAAGATTCGGCATATTATTTACCCGGAGATCTTATCGGAAAAACGGGTGTTGAAAAAGCTTATGAAAAAGAACTCAGAGGAATAAAGGGAATTAAGTATATTCAAAAAGATATTAAACTCAGAAATGTTGGCCCTTACAAAAACGGAACTCTCGATCGTGATGTTGTTACGGGAAAAGATATTACTTTAACAATAGACTACGATTTGCAAAGAATGGCTGAAGAAATGCTCGTGAATAAACACGGTGCCATTGTTGCCATAGATCCTAACAACGGAGAAGTTTTGGTTTCTGCTACAGGACCAGATATTGATCCTAATCTTTTTACAGGACCTTACAAATCGAAAAATTTGTATGCACTTTCAAAAGACACTATTTACGAAAATAAACCTACTTTCGACCGTTCTTTACAGGCTGCATATCCTCCAGGATCTACGTTTAAACTTCTGACTGCTTTGGCAGCAATGCAGATGGGAGTAATGGATGAAAAAACAATTTTCCCTTGTGGTGGTGGTTTTTTCTATAAAGGAAAAAGAATTAAAGGACATGGAGGGGCAGATCCGCTTATTCCTTCTATTCAGGTTTCGAGTAACTGTTTTTTCACATATGCTTTTATCAAGATAATCAAAAAATATCCAGGAAATCCGTCTAAAGGTGTTGATGAATGGAAGAAAATAATGAGCAGTTTCGGAGTAGGAGAATTTCTGAATAATGATTTTGCCGTAGGTGCTAAAGGCAGAATTCCTTCAGGTGATTTTTACGAAAGAAGATTCAAAGCAATTATGAAAGCGAGCGGATCCAAAAGGCAGGATTTTAAAGACTGGGATGAAATGTCTACCGGAGCAATTTATAACGGAATGGGACAAGGAGATGTTTTGGTAACTCCTATTCAGCTTGCTAATTATGTTGCAGCCATTGCAAATAAAGGTTGGTATTATACGCCACATATTGTGAAATCTATTGATGGTAAACCAAATCCTGATCCAAGATTTAAGAAAAAACACCAAACATTAGTAGATAAAAAATATTTTGATCCTGTTCTGAAGGGGATGGAAGCGGTTGTACTTGCAGGAACGGCAAGAGGTTTAAAGTCTAATGATTTTACTCAACTTGCAAAAACCGGAACTGCACAGGTACCTCAGGGAAAAGATAATTCAATTTTTGTACTTATTGCTCCTGCTGATAAACCCAAAATTGTGGTTGTTGCGGTTATGGAACACGCAGGTTTTGGTGCGACTTGGGCTGGTCCTGCCTCTACAGTGATTGCCGAAAAATATATTATGGGCGACTTAAAAAGAGAAAATCTCTACAAAAAAATGGTTACGGCCAGTTTTATGCCCGAGTATAAAAGACAATGGATTGCAGATCTGAAAAGGAAAGGTCTTTATAAAGAACCAAAACCAGATTCTGTGAAACTGAAAAGAATTAAAGACAGTCTTATCATTGTTCAGAAAAAGAAAGAAGAATTACTGAAAAAAACGAAAGAGCAACAGCAAAATACCAAAAGACAATGA
- the rodA gene encoding rod shape-determining protein RodA — protein sequence MKWTEGIDKIGLGLYFLLCIFAIANIYSVDEGLGKKQLLFFGISIFVGIIIFFSRSKFFENMSGIIYIGGVLMLAGLHVFGTEILGQKNWYKFGSFTMQPVEFSKIGVALMLANYVSSADFNLHNRKSLLTVLAIIGIPAITVLSIPDVGSLLVFTAFFIALYREGLSGKLFVVGGLFAAVFLIANYLNDPLQWSLWYFTVFILVIGGIWFAFNAAFLRKNIYNLLPGVAIIVLLAGLSVISPIIFEKLPKHQQERVEVLYKGEREFRDTSGYNLLYSKTAIGSGGLTGKGYREGSVTQGKFVPEQETDYIFCTVGEEWGFVGSAILVLFYLIYIGRIYYLSEQQKSVFNRVFGYCFASILFMHFSINLGMVMGLFPTVGIPLPYFSYGGSSLLAFSIMTFIFFKLNYADKNSLV from the coding sequence ATGAAGTGGACAGAAGGAATAGATAAAATTGGGCTTGGTCTTTATTTTCTGCTTTGCATTTTTGCTATAGCCAATATTTACAGTGTAGATGAAGGATTAGGAAAAAAACAGTTATTGTTTTTTGGAATCTCGATTTTCGTAGGAATTATTATCTTCTTTAGCCGCAGCAAGTTTTTCGAAAATATGTCTGGTATTATTTATATCGGAGGTGTACTCATGCTTGCAGGACTTCACGTGTTCGGAACAGAAATCCTAGGACAGAAAAACTGGTATAAATTCGGAAGTTTTACCATGCAGCCCGTAGAGTTTTCCAAAATTGGTGTGGCACTTATGTTGGCAAATTACGTTTCTAGTGCAGATTTCAATCTTCATAACAGAAAATCTCTGCTCACTGTTTTAGCTATTATCGGAATCCCTGCTATTACGGTTTTATCTATTCCCGATGTAGGTTCACTGCTTGTTTTTACTGCTTTTTTTATTGCATTATACCGAGAAGGTCTTTCCGGGAAGCTTTTTGTTGTGGGCGGGCTTTTTGCAGCAGTTTTCTTAATTGCCAATTATCTGAATGATCCACTACAATGGAGTTTATGGTACTTTACGGTTTTTATTCTGGTTATTGGCGGAATTTGGTTTGCATTTAATGCCGCTTTTCTCCGAAAAAACATTTACAACCTTTTACCAGGAGTAGCAATTATTGTTTTACTTGCTGGTTTATCGGTTATTTCACCAATCATTTTCGAAAAACTACCAAAACACCAACAAGAGCGAGTTGAAGTTCTCTATAAAGGAGAAAGAGAATTTCGGGATACTTCCGGATACAATTTGCTGTATTCTAAAACAGCAATAGGTTCTGGCGGACTTACCGGTAAAGGCTATCGTGAAGGTTCTGTTACCCAAGGTAAATTTGTTCCCGAACAAGAAACCGATTATATTTTCTGTACAGTAGGAGAAGAATGGGGATTTGTAGGAAGTGCTATTCTGGTTCTTTTCTATTTAATTTATATCGGAAGAATATATTACCTCTCCGAACAACAGAAATCTGTTTTTAATCGCGTTTTCGGGTATTGCTTCGCCTCAATATTATTCATGCATTTTTCTATTAATTTGGGCATGGTTATGGGGCTTTTTCCTACCGTTGGTATTCCGTTGCCTTATTTCAGTTATGGGGGAAGTTCTTTACTTGCATTTTCTATTATGACTTTTATATTTTTTAAGCTTAATTATGCTGATAAAAATAGCTTAGTATAA
- a CDS encoding pentapeptide repeat-containing protein — protein MKDNYISDDTFDTVNFTQIALAGGEYENCIFKNCNFENVNLSGFKFTDCEFIECNLSMTQLLGTAFREVAFKDCKMYGMSFCDCNEFGMSFTFDNCSLNNSIFYQSTIRKTVFKNSKLIEVDFSESDLTACIFSGCDLSGAVFERTNLEKADFRNSYNYTIEPSLNRFKKTKFSLSEIQGLLRQLDIEIDENS, from the coding sequence ATGAAAGACAATTATATTTCTGATGATACTTTCGATACCGTAAATTTCACTCAAATAGCTTTAGCAGGAGGAGAATATGAAAACTGTATTTTTAAAAACTGCAATTTCGAGAATGTAAACCTTTCGGGTTTTAAATTTACAGATTGTGAATTTATAGAGTGTAATCTGAGCATGACTCAACTTTTGGGAACTGCTTTTAGAGAAGTGGCTTTTAAAGACTGTAAAATGTATGGAATGTCTTTTTGTGACTGCAACGAATTTGGAATGTCTTTTACATTCGATAATTGTTCTTTAAATAATTCTATATTTTATCAATCGACCATCAGAAAAACTGTTTTCAAAAATTCTAAACTAATTGAAGTAGATTTTTCTGAATCCGATCTTACAGCATGTATTTTTTCAGGTTGCGACCTTAGTGGTGCTGTTTTCGAAAGAACAAATCTTGAGAAAGCAGATTTCAGAAATTCTTACAACTATACTATCGAGCCTTCGTTAAACAGATTTAAGAAAACGAAATTTTCACTTTCGGAAATCCAAGGACTTCTACGCCAGTTGGATATTGAAATTGATGAAAATAGCTGA
- a CDS encoding FKBP-type peptidyl-prolyl cis-trans isomerase: MKKALITLTFLAGANIVFAQKTYTDEQKASYYIGLDIASNMKKQGFPADADLLAQGIKDALTEKATLFPKEEMATFLQGFMQKQNEKKQAEMKIKAEENKKIGADFSAKNKLKKNIKTTASGLQYEVLKEGDGKTKPTATNTANVLYTGKLLDGTVFDSTDKNGGKPIELNLSGVIPGWTEGIQLMSKGAKYRFYIPSNLAYGDSGAGNVIPPGATLIFDIDLVDFK; this comes from the coding sequence ATGAAAAAAGCATTAATTACCTTAACATTTCTTGCAGGAGCAAACATCGTTTTTGCACAAAAAACATATACAGATGAGCAAAAAGCCTCATATTATATTGGTCTGGACATCGCTTCCAATATGAAAAAGCAAGGATTTCCTGCAGATGCCGATCTTTTGGCTCAGGGAATAAAAGATGCACTCACAGAAAAGGCTACATTATTCCCAAAAGAAGAAATGGCAACTTTTTTACAAGGTTTCATGCAGAAGCAAAATGAAAAAAAACAAGCCGAAATGAAAATAAAGGCTGAAGAAAACAAAAAAATCGGGGCAGATTTCTCCGCAAAAAATAAACTGAAGAAAAACATCAAAACAACAGCAAGCGGTCTTCAATATGAAGTTTTGAAAGAAGGGGACGGAAAAACCAAGCCTACAGCAACAAATACCGCAAATGTACTTTATACAGGAAAACTTCTGGACGGAACCGTTTTCGATTCTACAGATAAAAACGGAGGAAAACCAATTGAACTTAATCTTTCGGGTGTAATTCCGGGATGGACAGAAGGAATACAACTAATGAGCAAAGGAGCAAAATACAGATTTTATATCCCTTCTAATCTCGCTTATGGAGACAGCGGAGCCGGAAATGTAATTCCTCCAGGAGCAACTCTTATTTTTGATATTGACCTTGTAGATTTTAAATAA
- a CDS encoding mannose-1-phosphate guanylyltransferase: protein MSKSDQYCVIMAGGIGSRFWPLSTQKFPKQFQDILGTGRTMIQQTYDRISKIIPNENIFVITNKEYIALSHQQLPEVPLQNIVGEPLMKNTSACNLYMANKIAEVNPDATMIVLPADHLILKEDIFLEKVKIALEIASDNDYLLTLGITPTRPDTGYGYIQFVEKKNSEYYKVKTFTEKPMLELAKTFLESGDFLWNAGIFVWNVKSIRKAFEIFLPEMTQQFIACEYNAESEESCIELIYPKIQKVSIDNGILEKAKNVYVIPADLGWSDLGTWNSIFEHSEKDEHNNSVNIKTALTYDSTGNIIHAKSNKAVVIDGLQDFIIVDTDKVLLICPREHDQQIKDYVLDLKGLKKGEKYV, encoded by the coding sequence ATGTCAAAATCAGATCAATACTGCGTGATTATGGCAGGAGGAATCGGCAGCAGATTCTGGCCATTAAGCACACAGAAATTCCCTAAACAATTTCAGGATATTCTTGGAACAGGTCGTACGATGATTCAGCAGACTTACGACAGAATCAGTAAGATTATTCCCAATGAAAATATTTTTGTAATCACCAATAAAGAATATATTGCCCTTTCTCATCAGCAACTTCCGGAAGTTCCTTTGCAGAATATTGTAGGAGAACCTTTAATGAAAAACACTTCTGCATGTAATCTTTACATGGCGAATAAAATTGCAGAAGTAAATCCCGATGCTACCATGATCGTTTTACCTGCGGATCATCTTATTTTGAAAGAAGATATATTTCTCGAAAAGGTAAAAATTGCCCTTGAAATTGCTTCAGATAATGATTATCTTTTAACATTAGGAATTACTCCTACAAGACCAGATACTGGATATGGATATATTCAGTTTGTTGAAAAAAAGAATTCTGAATATTACAAAGTGAAAACATTTACAGAAAAGCCCATGCTGGAACTGGCAAAAACCTTTTTGGAAAGCGGAGACTTTTTATGGAATGCCGGAATTTTTGTCTGGAATGTAAAATCTATCCGTAAAGCTTTTGAAATTTTTCTTCCCGAAATGACTCAGCAGTTTATCGCCTGCGAGTATAATGCAGAAAGTGAAGAAAGCTGTATTGAACTGATTTATCCTAAAATACAGAAAGTTTCTATTGATAACGGCATTTTAGAAAAAGCAAAAAATGTATATGTGATTCCGGCAGACTTGGGATGGAGCGATTTGGGAACATGGAATTCTATTTTTGAACACAGCGAAAAAGACGAACACAACAATTCGGTGAATATCAAAACAGCCCTTACCTACGATTCTACAGGAAATATTATTCATGCTAAAAGCAATAAAGCGGTAGTAATTGACGGGTTACAAGATTTTATCATTGTAGATACAGATAAAGTTTTACTCATTTGTCCGCGTGAACACGATCAGCAGATTAAAGACTATGTTTTAGACTTGAAAGGCCTAAAAAAAGGTGAAAAATATGTATAA
- a CDS encoding SprT-like domain-containing protein: MSIQSLQNYLPENTFPYLKNWFSNHYIHIKITKNRESKLGDYRKLRDNSHEISLNSTLPPQLFFFVLTHELAHLLAFEKYGRKIAPHGAEWKHTFRNMLLESIEVYEDNLKPIIINFSRSPKANFMASPDLVKYFEIRNQDDGSEYIHALKNGDQFIYRNEKYVLQSLIKKNYLCMHLASGRKYSFKPLARVIKCS, translated from the coding sequence ATGTCTATTCAGTCTTTACAAAATTATTTACCCGAAAACACGTTCCCATATTTAAAAAATTGGTTTTCAAACCATTATATTCATATCAAAATAACTAAAAACAGAGAATCTAAACTTGGAGATTACAGAAAACTGAGGGATAATTCTCATGAAATAAGTTTGAATTCCACGCTTCCGCCACAACTTTTCTTTTTCGTTTTAACTCACGAATTAGCCCATCTCCTTGCATTTGAAAAATATGGAAGGAAAATTGCTCCACACGGCGCAGAATGGAAACACACCTTCAGAAATATGCTTTTAGAAAGTATTGAGGTTTACGAAGACAATTTAAAGCCTATTATCATCAACTTCTCCCGTTCTCCAAAAGCCAACTTTATGGCGAGCCCCGATTTGGTAAAATATTTTGAAATCAGAAATCAAGATGATGGCTCAGAATACATCCACGCGCTAAAAAACGGAGATCAGTTTATCTACAGAAACGAAAAATACGTTCTTCAAAGTCTTATTAAAAAAAACTATCTTTGTATGCATCTGGCTAGTGGAAGAAAATATTCTTTCAAGCCATTAGCAAGAGTGATAAAATGCAGTTAA
- a CDS encoding TolC family protein, with protein sequence MKKVLTIVLGLTFVGFNAQEKWSLKECVDYAVKHNLQVIQNEYSKQMQDSNLRIAQKNYLPSVNANMGNNVSFGQASLGTGSIRNDRFSNNANIGADILIYNNGRLEKNIRKTQFDVEASQYDIETVKNDISLQIARQYLTTLLNKEIVKIAQSATENAKKQFDRAKITTEVGTTAKTIEAEAEAAWAREKQNLKTAEINVNRSLFALAQLLQLKEYKDFDVEDVEISETLSPQLISVGDVLETAYETQPQVKAAQSRIKSAEAQTEVSKTAFWPTLTANVGIGTFYNNLLNTNNVGNEFFYVKEASFFQQYKDNFGQQGGISLNIPIFNKGITKLQVEQSRINEFIAKNSLEQQKQAVRQNVQQAQFDVDANYEIYLAAVEAEKSTKLAMDFADKSFAAGRTTIYDLNIARNNYANAQGSVEQAKYNYVFSLKLLNFYAGIPLSL encoded by the coding sequence ATGAAAAAAGTTTTGACGATTGTTTTAGGATTAACCTTTGTAGGATTTAATGCACAGGAAAAGTGGTCTCTGAAAGAATGTGTAGATTATGCCGTAAAGCACAATCTACAGGTAATTCAAAACGAATATTCAAAACAAATGCAGGATTCTAATCTTAGAATTGCACAGAAAAACTATCTTCCTTCTGTAAATGCCAATATGGGCAATAATGTAAGTTTTGGACAGGCTTCTTTAGGAACAGGAAGTATCCGGAACGACAGATTTAGCAACAATGCCAACATTGGAGCAGATATTTTAATTTACAATAACGGACGGCTTGAAAAAAATATCAGAAAAACCCAGTTTGATGTTGAAGCCAGCCAATACGATATTGAAACCGTAAAAAATGATATTTCACTTCAAATTGCACGACAATATCTTACAACTTTACTGAATAAAGAAATCGTTAAAATAGCCCAAAGTGCGACAGAAAATGCTAAAAAGCAATTCGACAGAGCAAAAATTACTACCGAAGTAGGAACTACAGCAAAAACGATTGAAGCAGAAGCAGAAGCAGCTTGGGCAAGAGAAAAACAAAATCTTAAAACCGCAGAAATTAACGTAAACCGAAGCCTTTTTGCATTAGCACAACTCCTTCAGCTTAAAGAATATAAAGACTTTGATGTGGAGGATGTAGAAATTTCAGAAACCTTAAGTCCACAGCTAATTTCCGTGGGTGATGTCCTGGAAACAGCATACGAAACTCAGCCTCAGGTAAAAGCGGCCCAAAGCAGAATAAAATCTGCTGAAGCACAGACAGAAGTTTCTAAAACAGCTTTTTGGCCCACTCTTACCGCCAATGTGGGAATCGGAACATTTTATAACAATTTACTGAACACCAATAATGTAGGAAATGAATTTTTCTATGTGAAAGAAGCAAGTTTCTTCCAGCAGTATAAAGATAATTTCGGGCAACAAGGCGGAATAAGCTTAAACATTCCTATTTTCAATAAAGGAATAACAAAACTTCAGGTAGAACAATCAAGAATTAATGAATTTATTGCAAAAAATTCTTTAGAGCAACAAAAACAGGCTGTACGACAAAATGTACAGCAGGCTCAGTTTGATGTAGATGCCAATTACGAGATTTATCTTGCAGCAGTAGAAGCAGAGAAAAGTACAAAACTGGCAATGGATTTTGCAGATAAAAGCTTTGCGGCAGGACGCACAACCATTTACGATTTAAATATTGCAAGAAATAATTATGCTAATGCTCAAGGTTCTGTGGAGCAGGCAAAATACAATTATGTTTTCAGTCTTAAATTATTGAATTTCTATGCAGGAATTCCATTAAGTTTGTAG